A single window of Desulfobacterales bacterium DNA harbors:
- a CDS encoding type II toxin-antitoxin system RelE/ParE family toxin, whose protein sequence is MKQIFETEVYSNWFDRLRDNKAKAVINARLRRIELGNFGDFKSVGEGVLELRIQFGPGYRIYITQRDFEVVILLAGGDKSTQSKDIKMAIELSRKI, encoded by the coding sequence ATGAAACAAATTTTTGAAACTGAAGTTTATTCTAACTGGTTTGATAGGTTACGAGACAATAAAGCTAAAGCGGTTATTAATGCAAGGTTACGTCGTATAGAACTTGGAAATTTTGGCGATTTTAAATCTGTAGGTGAAGGGGTTTTGGAATTGCGTATTCAATTTGGTCCTGGTTACCGTATTTATATCACTCAGAGGGATTTTGAAGTAGTAATTTTGTTAGCTGGCGGTGATAAATCTACTCAATCAAAAGATATCAAAATGGCGATTGAACTATCCCGTAAGATTTAG
- a CDS encoding putative addiction module antidote protein — protein MGDFKIKKWNIIDHLKTEEDMANYLEACFEEEDPELIVAAISDIALARGIPQTAHEVGLSTECLSKALYEGNLEFVTVMNVIKLMGFKLHAQR, from the coding sequence ATGGGTGATTTTAAAATAAAAAAGTGGAATATAATTGATCATTTAAAAACTGAAGAAGATATGGCTAACTATCTCGAAGCCTGTTTTGAGGAAGAAGATCCTGAACTGATTGTAGCTGCTATTAGTGATATCGCATTAGCGAGAGGTATTCCTCAAACAGCACATGAAGTTGGGCTTTCTACCGAATGTTTATCTAAAGCTCTTTACGAAGGTAATCTTGAATTTGTAACAGTGATGAATGTTATTAAGTTAATGGGATTTAAATTACACGCTCAGCGATAA
- a CDS encoding chemotaxis response regulator protein-glutamate methylesterase: MNKIKVLIADDSALMRRSLKEILESEGNIEVIASARDGVDVLEKADLYNPDVITLDINMPRMDGITALKKLISKKIAPVIMVSSLTQAGAAITVKALELGAFDYVSKPGGTVSIDMRSVATELIRKVVAASSNDIVKRLSRKSDKSIIKRTVYSRKSSYLKFGYKAVAIGISTGGPKTIFDVLPYLPASLNAAIFLVQHIAASFTETFANRINVSCKMKCVEARAGMDVEPGTIYLGRGGYHMTVVEKANRQVVIRTPKRPDHLFIPSVDVMMDSVVGVYGADTVGVLMTGMGDDGANSMVKIVKSGGFTIAESEESAVVWGMPGEAVARGGARVVLPSWEVANAIIGQC; encoded by the coding sequence ATGAATAAAATCAAAGTCCTTATTGCCGATGATTCGGCTCTTATGAGACGGTCTTTAAAAGAAATACTTGAATCAGAAGGAAATATAGAAGTTATTGCTTCGGCAAGAGACGGAGTTGACGTATTAGAAAAAGCGGATCTTTATAATCCAGACGTCATTACCCTTGATATTAATATGCCTCGCATGGATGGAATTACTGCTTTAAAAAAACTTATAAGCAAAAAAATAGCTCCTGTTATTATGGTGTCATCCCTTACTCAAGCTGGAGCTGCAATTACTGTAAAAGCCCTTGAACTTGGAGCCTTTGATTATGTTTCAAAGCCAGGAGGAACTGTCAGTATTGATATGAGATCTGTTGCGACTGAACTTATTCGAAAAGTTGTTGCTGCTTCAAGTAATGACATTGTTAAGAGGCTTTCCAGAAAATCTGATAAGTCTATTATAAAAAGAACTGTTTATTCTCGAAAAAGTTCTTATTTAAAGTTTGGCTATAAGGCTGTAGCCATTGGTATTTCAACAGGTGGGCCAAAAACTATATTTGACGTTTTGCCTTACTTGCCTGCTTCTTTAAACGCAGCGATTTTTCTTGTTCAGCATATAGCCGCGAGTTTCACTGAAACTTTTGCAAATCGTATTAATGTGTCTTGTAAAATGAAGTGTGTAGAAGCAAGAGCTGGAATGGATGTTGAGCCAGGAACTATTTATCTTGGCAGAGGAGGTTACCACATGACTGTAGTTGAAAAAGCAAACCGCCAAGTTGTTATTAGAACTCCAAAAAGACCTGACCATCTTTTTATTCCTTCGGTAGATGTTATGATGGACTCAGTTGTTGGTGTTTATGGGGCTGACACTGTAGGTGTCTTAATGACAGGGATGGGAGATGATGGAGCTAATTCAATGGTAAAAATAGTCAAGTCAGGTGGCTTTACTATAGCCGAAAGTGAAGAAAGTGCTGTAGTATGGGGTATGCCTGGTGAAGCTGTTGCAAGGGGAGGTGCTCGTGTTGTTCTTCCGAGTTGGGAAGTAGCAAATGCTATTATAGGACAAT